In Arthrobacter woluwensis, a single genomic region encodes these proteins:
- a CDS encoding phage tail protein — MSELATAYVNIVASSKGLGKSIVNDLTGAADAGSAAAGKRGGSSFGAAFAGIAGKVLAVAGPAMVAGLAVKGGISRALNIEDAQAKLTGLGHSTQSVTKIMNNAMAAVKGTAFGMGDAATVAAGVVAAGVKPGQDLERTLKLVGDSATIAGVGMGEMGAIFNKVAASNKIQGDVIAQLNDAGIPIVQLLGKELGKTSDEVYDLASKGKIDFATFQNAMEKGLGGAALKSGETFRGSMANLKAALGRVGETVMLPFLSAAKDGMNGLIPIIDGVNKKLKPVFANVMKGYDALIGGWQNANAQVNATGFVGTFLRIGAGARKAFDEVKGGITAMVAAYQAGGSDVTSTGFAGVLERVGLFARSAVGSVQAFFAAFKAGGDDVTSSGFSGFMERLGLAAASAVAFVRENASAFKAVAAAIGASAIAFKVLTTATSVYTAVTKGAAIAAALFTKVLKTNPFVTILSALVGVGTALAYFFTQTDAGRALWAQISAQFQAFSPVISALATAFQPLGAAFAQLGAQLASQLAPVLAQLVSTLLPAVVQIFQVIGPAVMQVLAALMPLVSALVSALVPVITMLVSTVLPPVISLFTAIVSAITPLINILLAVLIPVIQALMPVVTTVFGAIANVITSVMQIVQGVIQVVTGIISGNWSQVWQGIQNIFKGIWNTIGSIVTGAISIVRTVISSGLSLIGSLWSSAWNGIKSFFTGLWSNITGAISSGINNVVSFFRDLPGKILGALSGLTGSLVQIGRDMIQGLLNGAGSLLSSIGSFFLNQLPGWIVGPFKAALGIHSPSRVFRQFGEFIVQGLAGGVKKAGPQATAAITAVARKVTSEATKHFTKADQLRKAASSLMSRAAQVSGVKAPTLGKDAKANAKKMTAYYAAISKRNKQVASLVAQGRQKLAEANRETSLGRTLDATSRMISASNAQISKLTTQRASIASRLKTAQKSLSDAVKTRDKAASDAAEKFRDEFNLGDLAGRSAQGIVAAAKKTVGSVQGFKGQLDKLRSMGLDSSLLAQIGELGTGKGGSIAKSLIAGGKGLVGQLNGQWKQLGSVSQSAGMSLANGMYGAGIAAQQGLVNGLSGNLKAVDAAIKKVTDRMTSQVKKNLGIHSPSRVFRYEVGRQVPAGLALGVRDGTGLVSRAVDSLVQIPSAVASQPYRPASYVPAPGSHGRWADGRTPVKIDIHETATRALPLLRRRVDWRVCDRHRNGHHRRANVRRVRALP; from the coding sequence ATGTCTGAACTGGCGACCGCCTATGTCAACATCGTCGCCTCCTCCAAGGGCCTTGGCAAGAGCATCGTCAACGACCTAACTGGGGCAGCAGACGCGGGCAGCGCGGCCGCTGGCAAGCGCGGCGGAAGCTCGTTCGGCGCTGCATTCGCCGGTATCGCCGGCAAGGTCCTCGCCGTCGCTGGACCTGCAATGGTTGCAGGGCTGGCAGTCAAAGGCGGGATCTCTCGAGCACTGAACATCGAGGACGCGCAGGCCAAACTCACCGGGCTGGGCCACTCCACCCAGTCGGTAACGAAGATCATGAACAATGCCATGGCCGCAGTGAAGGGCACGGCGTTCGGCATGGGTGACGCGGCCACCGTGGCTGCTGGCGTGGTCGCTGCTGGGGTGAAACCCGGCCAAGACCTTGAACGGACCCTGAAGCTCGTGGGCGACTCGGCCACCATTGCGGGTGTCGGCATGGGTGAGATGGGAGCGATCTTCAACAAGGTCGCCGCGTCGAACAAGATCCAGGGCGATGTCATCGCCCAGCTGAACGACGCTGGCATTCCGATTGTCCAGCTCTTGGGCAAGGAACTGGGTAAGACCTCCGACGAGGTGTACGACCTCGCCTCCAAGGGCAAGATCGACTTCGCGACCTTCCAAAACGCCATGGAGAAGGGCCTCGGCGGTGCAGCCCTGAAGTCCGGAGAGACCTTCCGTGGCTCGATGGCGAACCTCAAAGCAGCCCTCGGACGCGTCGGCGAAACCGTCATGCTCCCTTTCTTGAGCGCAGCCAAGGACGGGATGAACGGGCTTATTCCGATCATCGATGGCGTAAACAAGAAGCTCAAGCCAGTCTTCGCAAACGTCATGAAGGGCTACGACGCCCTGATTGGCGGCTGGCAGAACGCAAATGCTCAGGTCAATGCCACCGGTTTTGTGGGAACGTTCCTCCGAATCGGCGCGGGAGCACGCAAGGCGTTCGACGAAGTCAAGGGTGGGATCACGGCGATGGTCGCCGCCTACCAAGCGGGCGGCTCAGATGTGACGTCAACCGGGTTCGCTGGGGTGCTCGAGCGCGTCGGCCTTTTTGCGCGTAGCGCTGTCGGATCAGTCCAGGCCTTCTTCGCTGCCTTCAAGGCAGGTGGAGATGACGTCACGTCGTCCGGGTTCTCCGGGTTCATGGAGCGCCTTGGACTCGCGGCGGCATCGGCAGTGGCCTTCGTGCGTGAGAACGCCTCCGCGTTCAAGGCAGTTGCGGCAGCAATTGGCGCTAGCGCGATAGCTTTCAAAGTCCTCACAACCGCAACTTCGGTGTACACCGCGGTGACTAAGGGGGCAGCAATTGCAGCGGCCCTCTTCACGAAGGTCCTGAAAACCAATCCGTTCGTCACTATTCTGTCTGCCCTCGTTGGCGTCGGGACGGCACTGGCATACTTCTTCACCCAAACCGATGCTGGACGTGCGTTGTGGGCACAGATTTCGGCTCAGTTCCAGGCCTTCTCGCCCGTAATCAGCGCATTGGCGACTGCTTTCCAGCCTCTTGGGGCGGCATTCGCTCAACTGGGCGCGCAACTGGCATCGCAGCTGGCTCCCGTACTCGCACAGCTCGTTTCGACCCTGCTACCGGCGGTCGTCCAGATCTTCCAAGTTATCGGCCCGGCGGTGATGCAGGTTCTTGCTGCTCTGATGCCGCTGGTGTCAGCTCTGGTATCGGCGCTTGTTCCGGTGATCACGATGTTGGTTTCAACGGTCCTGCCGCCCGTGATCTCGCTGTTCACGGCGATCGTGTCCGCGATAACCCCACTGATCAATATCCTCTTGGCCGTTTTGATCCCCGTCATCCAGGCCCTCATGCCGGTAGTGACGACGGTGTTCGGCGCGATAGCCAACGTCATCACATCGGTCATGCAGATCGTTCAGGGTGTGATCCAGGTAGTCACTGGCATCATCTCGGGCAACTGGTCCCAGGTGTGGCAAGGGATCCAGAACATTTTCAAGGGCATCTGGAACACCATCGGGTCCATCGTCACGGGTGCTATCAGCATTGTCCGGACCGTGATTAGTAGTGGCCTTTCACTGATCGGGTCGCTGTGGTCTTCAGCCTGGAACGGCATCAAGTCGTTCTTCACCGGGCTCTGGTCGAACATCACGGGTGCGATCTCGTCCGGGATCAACAACGTGGTCTCGTTCTTCCGTGACCTCCCTGGCAAGATCCTCGGCGCGCTCTCCGGTCTGACGGGCTCCCTCGTCCAGATCGGTCGAGACATGATCCAGGGTCTTCTCAACGGTGCCGGCAGCCTCCTGTCCAGCATTGGCAGCTTCTTCCTCAACCAGCTCCCCGGCTGGATCGTCGGGCCGTTCAAAGCGGCCCTGGGGATCCACTCACCGTCGCGAGTGTTCCGGCAGTTCGGTGAGTTCATCGTTCAGGGCCTTGCCGGTGGGGTGAAGAAGGCCGGGCCGCAGGCAACGGCAGCCATTACCGCTGTGGCACGGAAGGTCACCTCTGAGGCCACGAAGCACTTCACAAAGGCTGACCAGCTCCGCAAGGCCGCCTCGTCGCTGATGAGCCGTGCCGCTCAGGTCTCCGGGGTGAAGGCCCCGACCCTGGGGAAGGACGCGAAGGCTAACGCGAAGAAGATGACCGCCTACTACGCGGCGATCTCGAAGCGGAATAAGCAGGTCGCGTCCCTGGTCGCTCAGGGCCGGCAGAAGCTTGCCGAGGCCAACCGGGAAACGTCTCTGGGGCGGACGTTGGATGCGACGTCGCGGATGATCAGCGCCAGCAACGCGCAGATCTCCAAACTCACCACCCAGCGCGCCAGCATCGCGTCCCGTCTGAAGACAGCGCAGAAGAGCCTTTCGGATGCGGTCAAGACCCGGGACAAGGCGGCCAGTGACGCGGCTGAGAAGTTCCGGGACGAGTTCAACCTGGGGGACCTTGCCGGGCGTAGCGCTCAGGGCATTGTGGCGGCTGCGAAGAAGACCGTAGGCAGCGTCCAAGGGTTCAAGGGCCAACTCGACAAGCTGCGGTCCATGGGCCTTGATTCCAGTCTGCTCGCGCAGATCGGTGAGCTTGGCACCGGTAAGGGCGGCTCCATCGCTAAGTCCCTCATCGCCGGGGGCAAGGGTCTTGTCGGTCAGCTCAACGGGCAGTGGAAACAGCTCGGTTCGGTGTCCCAGTCCGCGGGCATGTCGTTGGCGAATGGGATGTACGGGGCGGGGATCGCCGCGCAGCAGGGTCTTGTGAACGGGCTGTCCGGGAACCTCAAGGCCGTGGATGCGGCGATCAAGAAGGTCACCGACCGGATGACCTCGCAGGTGAAGAAGAACCTCGGGATCCACTCACCGTCGCGGGTGTTCCGGTATGAGGTCGGGCGGCAGGTCCCTGCTGGCCTGGCGCTTGGTGTCCGGGACGGTACGGGGCTGGTGTCCCGTGCTGTGGATTCCCTGGTGCAGATCCCCAGCGCCGTCGCTTCCCAGCCCTACCGGCCAGCCTCCTACGTGCCCGCTCCTGGAAGTCACGGACGGTGGGCCGATGGGCGGACCCCCGTGAAGATCGACATCCACGAAACCGCAACCCGCGCGCTACCGCTCTTGAGACGGCGCGTCGATTGGAGGGTCTGTGACCGACATCGTAACGGCCACCATCGGCGGGCGAACGTTCGGCGGGTCAGGGCTCTACCTTGA
- a CDS encoding DUF5361 domain-containing protein, with product MRYYGLRLTRTGRVPGFHLWEVADFAEHLPDDSATKRALGQGWTLLEQLTALIADRLAVLAWQKTADGQKGKRPPKPIPRPGFEDKTTTTFKGKPMSLEQAEKWKQARRAPQPPPGKVAHTTKAGVVKFVTERQVAYYNRNR from the coding sequence TTGCGATACTACGGGCTCCGTCTCACCCGCACCGGCAGGGTTCCCGGCTTCCACCTCTGGGAGGTTGCCGATTTCGCTGAACATCTCCCTGACGATTCGGCGACCAAGCGGGCGCTCGGACAAGGCTGGACGCTTCTCGAACAACTTACTGCCTTGATAGCAGACCGCTTGGCAGTCCTGGCATGGCAGAAGACCGCTGACGGGCAGAAGGGCAAACGCCCACCCAAGCCCATTCCGCGCCCAGGGTTCGAGGACAAGACCACCACGACGTTCAAGGGCAAACCCATGAGCCTCGAACAGGCCGAGAAGTGGAAACAGGCTCGGCGTGCACCGCAACCCCCACCGGGGAAGGTTGCTCACACCACCAAGGCCGGCGTGGTCAAGTTCGTCACCGAACGACAAGTCGCCTATTACAACAGAAACCGCTAG